One region of Osmia lignaria lignaria isolate PbOS001 chromosome 7, iyOsmLign1, whole genome shotgun sequence genomic DNA includes:
- the LOC117604336 gene encoding uncharacterized protein LOC117604336, protein MKDTSDMMKDDLPADTLMDCEGDGGGLEDLTNDVADSSPTIRDAAERLLTLLGVDEDEDLMSSSEDEGVELDDLEDEEEEEEENTRLLHQLVASLAKELKQQSHQKQTSTRILGRSSFKDSKEHTETGYLDRACLQEQNFKSTSCYRESLPDKCQKQGSSRFLSKDHGFLDSHQWVNPCSRMNQQAEGGSHQVSGSWNAGWDACATEALRYLVEDEGLHPHHPTVVAMKSHLELQRERALFAQYTA, encoded by the exons GACACGTTGATGGACTGCGAGGGTGACGGCGGAGGGTTGGAGGATCTCACGAACGACGTCGCAGATTCATCTCCGACTATTCGAG ATGCTGCGGAGAGGTTGCTGACGTTATTGGGGGTGGACGAAGACGAGGACCTGATGTCGTCCTCCGAGGACGAGGGTGTGGAGCTGGACGAtttagaagacgaagaagaagaagaggaagagaataCCAGGTTATTACATCAATTGGTCGCTTCATTAGCCAAGGAATTAAAGCAACAATCTCATCAGAAACAAACGTCGACTAGGATCCTTGGTAGAAGTTCCTTCAAGGACTCTAAGGAGCACACAGAGACCGGTTACCTGGACCGTGCTTGCCTTCAGGAACAAAATTTCAAATCGACCAGCTGTTATCGCGAGAGTTTGCCTGACAAGTGCCAGAAACAAGGCTCTTCTCGTTTCCTATCCAAGGATCATGGGTTTTTAGATTCCCATCAGTGGGTGAATCCTTGTTCAAGGATGAATCAGCAGGCAGAAGGTGGTAGCCATCAAGTATCAGGATCTTGGAACGCTGGTTGGGATGCATGCGCAACGGAAGCTCTTAGATATCTGGTCGAAGACGAAGGTCTACATCCTCATCATCCCACGGTGGTGGCCATGAAGAGCCATCTGGAGTTGCAGAGGGAACGAGCCTTATTCGCTCAGTACACCGCGTAA